The genomic DNA CCTACCCCCGCCCTGCTGGCCGCCGCCGCGCAGTTTGGCACGCCCCTCTACGTGTACCAGGCCGATAGTATTCGGGCCCAGTACCACAAGCTCACGACGGCCTTTAGCGGCCATCCCACGCGGTTTTTTTATGCCTGCAAAGCGCTTACCAACGTGGCCGTGCTGAAAATTATGCTGGCCGAGGGCGCGGGCCTCGACTGCGTGAGCCTCAACGAGGTGCGGCTGGGAATGCACGCCGGCTTTCAGCCCGAGAATATTCTATTTACCCCCAACAGCGTGGCGTTCAGCGAATTGGTGGAAGCCAAGGAGTTGGGCGTGAACCTGAACATCGACAACCTGGCCATTTTGGAGCAGTTCGGGGCCACGTTTGGCGGCTCCTACCCGGTGTGCGTGCGCCTGAACCCGCACATCGAGGCGGGCGGCAACTACAAGATTTCGACCGGCCACATCGACAGCAAGTTTGGCATCAGCATTCACCAGCTGCGGCATTTGGAGCGGGTAGTAAAAGGCACCGGCCTGCACGTGCGCGGCCTGCACATGCACACGGGCTCCGAAATTAAGGACGTGGGCGTGTTCTTGCGGGCGCTGGAAATCCTGTTCGACGCCGCCCGGCGCTTCCCCGATTTGGAGTTTCTGGACCTGGGCTCGGGCTTCAAAGTGCCCTACAAGCCCGGCGACCCCGAAACCGACGTGGCCGGCCTGGGCCAGCAGGTGGCGGCGGCCTTCCGGGAATTTGAAACCGAATATGGCCGGCCGCTCGAAGCCTGGTTTGAGCCCGGCAAGTACCTGGTGAGCGAGGCGGGCTTTCTGCTGGTGGAGGTTTCGACGGTGAAGCACACCACGGCTACCGTGTTTGCGGGCGTCAATTCGGGCTTCAACCACCTCATCCGGCCCATGATGTACGACGCCTACCACTACATCTCGAACCTGTCGCATCCTCGCGGCCCCGAACGGCTCTACACGGTGGTGGGCAACATTTGCGAAACCGACACCTTTGCCTGGGACCGCCTGCTGCCCGAAGTGCGCGAGGGCGACGTGCTGGCCTTCCACAACGCCGGGGCCTACGGCTTCGAGATGAGCAGCTCGTTCAACTCGCGTCTGCGCCCCGCCGAGGTGCTGCTCGACGCCGACGCCGCCCCGCGCCTCATCCGCCGCCGCCAAACGTTCGAGGATTTGTTGGCCGGGCAGGAGGGGTAGGATAAGCTTTAGCTTGTCCGGCGTTGAACGACCAGGCACTGGACAAGCTAAAGCTTATCCTACACTAATCAGCCAGTCGATGGCTTCTTTTTCGTGCTCGAAATTGCGGTAGGTGTGGCCCAGCCCGCGGCTGGTCATCACCAGATTTGACATGGCCAGGCGGGCAAACACGTCGCGCGCCACAATGACGACTCCGTGGCGGTAGCCGGCTTCGCGCACGGTTTGGGGCAGCCACTCGTTCACTATCCAGGTTTCTTCGGCGGGCATAAACGGGCTCATCTGCTGCTGGTTGATGAGCAGGCTGTGCCAGCCGTGGCGCTGCAAAGCCTGGCGCACGTGCGTGAGCAGAGCCCTGAACTGGGCTTCCTCCCGCGCGCCGGGGTAGTACTCCAGGCGCAGGTAGTTTTCGGGTTCTTCCCAAACGCAGCCGGCGCTGTTTTTGAAATAGATAGTGCGGGTGAGGGCGGGCATAGCGCGCGGGTTTGGTTGCCCGGCGCGGGGCCGGCCGCAGGGGCGCGGGCCAGGCCTGGTGCCTGGGCATCGAGCCTTAAACCGCGAAGCGCGCCGAGAGGTTAGCCCGCCCGCCGCTTTACTTTGGCGGCATGAAACCTCGCCGCAAGCCCACTACCCTGCGCCTACCCACCTATTTTCCGGCCGAAAACGTGCTCACCGGCCTCGACGCGCCGCGCCTGCTGGCGCTGGGCCGCGAGCTGGAGAACTACCATTTTATAGGCTGCGACCTGAGCGAAGCCAACCTGGCGGGCCTGCGCTTCGAAGATTGCCGCTTCGAGCGCTGCAACCTGACCACGGCCAAGCTCGGCGGCGCGGCCCTGCAAAACGTGGCCTTTGCCGATTGCAAGCTGCTGGGCGTGGCCTTCGGCGCGTGCCAGGACATGCTGTTCGGGGTGCATTTCGACTATTGCCAGCTGCGCTACGCCTCGTTTGGGGGCAAGAAGCTGGCCGGCACGCGCTTCGCCCACTGCTCTCTGGCCGAAACCGACTTCACCAACGCCGACCTCAGCGGGGCCGCTTTTGCTGACTGCGACCTCACGGGCACCGTCTTCCACGATACCCGGCTGGTAGGCACCGATTTCACCACCGCCACCGGCTTCAGCCTCGACCCCGAGGCTAATGTGTTGACCAGTGCCCGCTTCGCGCTGGCCGGCCTGCCGGGTTTGCTCGACAAGTACGGGCTGGTGGTGGAATGATGATGGATAGTAGGTAATGGGGTAATGGGTAATGGGATAATGATAAAGAACGGTCATGCTGAGCTGGCGTCCGCTTGTCGAAGCATCTCTACCGCTTCGTTGAACGGCGCGGATGAAGCGGTAGAGATGCTTCGACAAGCGGACGCCAGCTCAGCATGACCGTTCTTTGTCATTACCCATCACCTACCCCCCCACCATGACCCCGATACCGCCCGCCACCCACTACCGCTGGGACGACATGCCCAAGGATGAACTGTCCGACACCATTTCGCGCCGCCTCATCACCGGCGACCAGATGATGCTGGCCCACGTGTACCTCAAGAAAGGGGCCATCGTGCCGAAGCATTCGCATCATAATGAGCAGATTACCTACATCCTGGAAGGCGCGTTGCGCTTTCACCTCGGTGACGACGGCAGCCAGGAAGTTGTCGTGCGCGCCGGCGAAGTGCTGACTATTCCCTCGTGGCTGCCCCACACCGCCGAGGCCCTTGAA from Hymenobacter psoromatis includes the following:
- a CDS encoding diaminopimelate decarboxylase; this translates as MSASLPTPALLAAAAQFGTPLYVYQADSIRAQYHKLTTAFSGHPTRFFYACKALTNVAVLKIMLAEGAGLDCVSLNEVRLGMHAGFQPENILFTPNSVAFSELVEAKELGVNLNIDNLAILEQFGATFGGSYPVCVRLNPHIEAGGNYKISTGHIDSKFGISIHQLRHLERVVKGTGLHVRGLHMHTGSEIKDVGVFLRALEILFDAARRFPDLEFLDLGSGFKVPYKPGDPETDVAGLGQQVAAAFREFETEYGRPLEAWFEPGKYLVSEAGFLLVEVSTVKHTTATVFAGVNSGFNHLIRPMMYDAYHYISNLSHPRGPERLYTVVGNICETDTFAWDRLLPEVREGDVLAFHNAGAYGFEMSSSFNSRLRPAEVLLDADAAPRLIRRRQTFEDLLAGQEG
- a CDS encoding cupin, giving the protein MTPIPPATHYRWDDMPKDELSDTISRRLITGDQMMLAHVYLKKGAIVPKHSHHNEQITYILEGALRFHLGDDGSQEVVVRAGEVLTIPSWLPHTAEALEDTLDVDVFSPPRQDWLDGSDSYLRK